Proteins encoded within one genomic window of Schaalia sp. HMT-172:
- a CDS encoding cysteine desulfurase family protein, with protein MSVYLDHAATTPLRECALDAWTRAQRDLAATPGNPAALHFGGRRARRMLDDAREQVAEALGADIHEVIFTSGATESDALGVMAAARGMRGREEFRALIVVSGVEHDAVAHQREVASREGFSWEVLPVDAGGVSILPVVGGHDAPPSWDGRLAVGSMALVPSEIGTIQPVADFVELVHASGGLAHSDAAQAIPTLDVSFAGLGLDLMSVGGHKIGAPAGTGVLLARRGIPMTTDRPGGGHERSIRSGTPDVAGACALAAALTEVVSERAAFAAHAADLRAHLLAHLPDGVVPTAGESASCPAIIHLSLPTARPEAVLMAFDMAGIAVSAGSACHAGVTRPSDIVMAMGRTEEQALGVLRVSLGRETTRDDIDAFLSALPTAMRAGAALDGVAHVRNERNEER; from the coding sequence GTGAGTGTCTACCTCGACCACGCGGCCACGACGCCGCTGCGCGAGTGCGCGCTTGACGCGTGGACTCGCGCCCAGCGTGACCTGGCCGCCACCCCCGGCAACCCCGCCGCCCTCCACTTCGGAGGGCGGCGGGCCCGTCGCATGCTCGACGACGCGCGCGAACAGGTCGCTGAGGCCTTGGGGGCCGACATTCACGAGGTCATCTTCACCTCCGGGGCCACCGAATCCGACGCGCTGGGGGTGATGGCTGCGGCCCGAGGCATGCGCGGCCGCGAGGAGTTCCGCGCCCTCATCGTCGTCTCGGGCGTCGAGCACGACGCGGTCGCCCATCAGCGCGAGGTTGCCTCACGCGAGGGCTTCTCCTGGGAGGTCCTGCCCGTCGATGCGGGCGGTGTGTCCATCCTGCCCGTGGTTGGTGGCCACGACGCACCGCCGTCGTGGGACGGTCGCCTCGCAGTCGGCTCCATGGCCCTTGTGCCCTCCGAGATTGGCACCATCCAGCCGGTCGCAGACTTCGTTGAGCTCGTACACGCCAGCGGAGGCCTCGCCCATTCCGATGCCGCCCAAGCCATCCCCACGCTGGATGTGTCCTTCGCCGGCCTCGGCCTCGACCTCATGAGCGTTGGCGGACACAAGATCGGTGCTCCAGCCGGCACCGGCGTTCTCCTCGCCCGGCGCGGCATCCCCATGACGACCGACCGACCCGGCGGCGGCCACGAGCGATCGATCCGATCGGGCACGCCCGACGTCGCGGGCGCGTGCGCCCTCGCCGCCGCGCTCACCGAGGTCGTCTCCGAGCGCGCCGCTTTCGCCGCCCACGCGGCCGACCTGCGTGCTCACCTGTTGGCCCACCTGCCCGACGGTGTGGTGCCCACGGCGGGGGAGTCGGCCTCGTGCCCGGCTATTATCCACCTGTCCCTGCCCACCGCCCGCCCTGAGGCCGTCCTCATGGCATTCGACATGGCCGGCATCGCGGTGTCCGCCGGGTCCGCGTGCCACGCGGGTGTCACCCGCCCCTCCGATATCGTCATGGCGATGGGGCGCACCGAAGAGCAGGCGCTCGGAGTCCTGCGTGTCTCCCTCGGACGCGAGACGACCCGCGACGATATCGACGCCTTCCTGTCCGCCCTGCCCACCGCGATGCGTGCGGGCGCAGCCCTGGACGGCGTCGCCCACGTGCGCAACGAACGAAACGAGGAGCGCTGA
- a CDS encoding electron transfer flavoprotein subunit beta/FixA family protein has protein sequence MRIVVCVKHVPDMQSERRFEGGRLVRGEDDVLNELDENAIEAAVQLKESEEDAGREAEVVALTMGPEDAEDALMRALQMGADRAYIVSDEFLEGSDVITTASVLSVAIAKIAEECGPVDLVITGMASLDAMTSMLPSALAAKAHMPLLGLARSLSVENGTVTIERAVDGYTETVRAALPAVVSVTDQINEPRYPAFAAMKAARKKPLDQWGIDDLVEVPGGEALVMRRALTAVTHGEENVRDGSGTIIQDAGEGGRALADYILSVVK, from the coding sequence ATGAGAATTGTCGTGTGTGTGAAGCATGTCCCGGACATGCAGTCCGAACGCCGTTTTGAGGGCGGCCGCCTGGTGCGCGGTGAGGACGATGTGCTCAACGAGCTGGACGAAAACGCCATCGAGGCAGCCGTCCAGCTCAAGGAATCCGAAGAGGATGCGGGTCGCGAGGCCGAGGTTGTCGCCCTCACGATGGGCCCCGAGGACGCCGAGGACGCGCTCATGCGTGCCCTGCAGATGGGCGCGGACCGCGCCTACATCGTCTCCGACGAGTTCCTTGAGGGCTCCGACGTCATCACGACCGCCTCCGTGCTCTCCGTCGCGATCGCGAAGATCGCCGAGGAGTGCGGCCCCGTTGATCTCGTGATCACCGGCATGGCCTCGCTGGACGCGATGACCTCCATGCTGCCCTCTGCCCTGGCCGCCAAGGCCCACATGCCGCTGCTGGGCCTGGCTCGGTCCCTGAGCGTCGAGAACGGCACCGTGACCATTGAGCGCGCCGTCGACGGCTACACTGAGACCGTGCGTGCCGCGCTGCCCGCCGTCGTCTCCGTGACCGACCAGATCAACGAGCCGCGTTACCCGGCCTTCGCCGCCATGAAGGCCGCTCGCAAGAAGCCGCTGGACCAGTGGGGCATCGACGACCTCGTCGAGGTTCCCGGTGGTGAGGCTCTCGTCATGCGCCGTGCGCTGACCGCCGTTACCCACGGCGAGGAGAACGTGCGCGACGGTTCCGGCACGATCATTCAGGACGCCGGCGAGGGCGGGCGTGCGCTGGCCGACTACATCCTTTCGGTGGTGAAGTGA
- a CDS encoding peroxiredoxin — protein MSALEIGHKAPDFTAQTTQGTLSLSDLLAASSRGVVVYFYPKASTPGCTKEACDFRDSLASLQGAGYSVIGVSADSMAALERFTEKQSLTFPLASDPDHEILEAWGAWGEKKNYGRTYVGIIRSTVVVSPDGTVALAQYNVKATGHVARLRKALGID, from the coding sequence ATGAGCGCTTTGGAGATTGGCCACAAGGCCCCCGACTTTACTGCCCAAACCACCCAGGGGACCCTGTCCCTGTCGGATCTGCTCGCCGCTTCCTCGCGCGGCGTCGTCGTGTACTTCTACCCGAAAGCTTCGACGCCGGGTTGCACGAAGGAGGCCTGCGATTTTAGAGATTCGCTCGCGTCGCTGCAGGGAGCGGGCTACTCCGTCATCGGGGTGTCTGCTGATTCGATGGCCGCCCTCGAGCGCTTTACGGAGAAGCAGTCCCTGACCTTCCCGCTCGCCTCCGACCCGGATCATGAGATTCTCGAGGCCTGGGGCGCGTGGGGTGAGAAGAAGAACTACGGGCGCACCTATGTCGGTATCATCCGCTCGACCGTGGTCGTCAGCCCCGACGGCACGGTGGCTCTGGCCCAGTACAACGTCAAGGCGACCGGTCACGTCGCGCGCCTGCGCAAGGCTCTCGGGATTGACTAA
- the mnmA gene encoding tRNA 2-thiouridine(34) synthase MnmA: MRVLAALSGGVDSAVAAAKAVEAGHEVVGVHMALSSQPQECRIGSRGCCSIEDAGDAARAAEIIGIPFYVWDLASEFEQTVITDFVEQYRAGRTPNPCVRCNEFVKFRELAARARALGFDAVCTGHYAAIVEGATGPELHRGADNLKDQSYVLAVMGPEELTRVVLPLGDAPNKAWVRAEAERLGLGVSNKPDSYDICFIPDGDTQGFLRAHLGASEGDIVTPDGEVLGRHEGYWNYTVGQRKGLGIGSPAPDGRPRYVLETRPETNQVVVGASELLSISRITATDAVWLARDDDGSEATNLFVQLRAHGTPIPVASLSRDLDAGTISVVLEGSARGVARGQSMVVYRGSRVLGEGTINATALT; the protein is encoded by the coding sequence ATGCGAGTCCTGGCAGCACTGTCCGGCGGCGTGGACTCCGCCGTCGCCGCCGCGAAAGCCGTCGAGGCCGGACACGAGGTGGTCGGGGTCCACATGGCCCTGTCCTCCCAGCCGCAGGAGTGCCGCATCGGCTCGCGCGGCTGCTGCTCCATCGAGGATGCCGGAGATGCTGCCCGCGCCGCCGAGATCATCGGCATCCCCTTTTACGTGTGGGACCTGGCCAGCGAATTCGAGCAAACTGTCATCACCGACTTCGTCGAGCAGTACCGGGCCGGGCGCACCCCCAACCCGTGCGTGCGCTGCAACGAGTTCGTCAAGTTCCGTGAGCTCGCCGCCCGCGCCCGCGCCCTCGGCTTCGACGCGGTGTGCACCGGCCACTACGCGGCCATCGTGGAAGGGGCGACCGGCCCCGAGTTGCACCGCGGCGCCGACAACCTCAAAGACCAGTCCTACGTGCTGGCCGTCATGGGACCCGAGGAACTGACCCGAGTCGTCCTGCCGCTCGGCGACGCGCCCAACAAGGCGTGGGTGCGCGCCGAGGCGGAGCGCCTGGGCCTGGGCGTGTCCAACAAGCCGGACTCCTACGACATCTGCTTCATCCCCGACGGGGACACGCAGGGCTTCCTGCGCGCCCACCTGGGTGCCTCCGAGGGCGACATCGTCACCCCCGACGGCGAGGTGCTCGGCCGCCACGAGGGCTACTGGAACTACACGGTGGGCCAGCGCAAGGGCTTGGGCATCGGCTCGCCAGCCCCCGATGGCCGCCCCCGTTACGTCCTCGAGACCAGGCCCGAGACTAACCAGGTCGTGGTCGGCGCTTCCGAGCTGCTGTCCATCTCTCGCATCACGGCGACGGACGCCGTGTGGTTGGCCCGCGACGACGACGGGTCGGAGGCGACCAACCTCTTCGTGCAGCTGCGCGCGCACGGCACCCCCATTCCCGTCGCATCGCTGTCGCGGGACCTGGACGCTGGCACCATCAGCGTCGTGCTCGAGGGGAGCGCGCGCGGGGTGGCCCGGGGCCAGTCGATGGTCGTTTACCGGGGGAGTCGAGTGCTCGGCGAGGGGACCATCAACGCGACCGCGCTGACGTGA
- a CDS encoding electron transfer flavoprotein subunit alpha/FixB family protein, translating to MTQQMSSPILVLADQAGEHLTPLARQAVTLAASLTSADVVALSLAATPDVAALSELGATQLLHADLGDAARSSVVASDVLVSALATDSFGLVLLCSDYRGREIAGRVGALTEAGVVSGASSVGFDGGVLQVGKTALGGSWSMRIVLEGQTPIVGIASGIIDEAPVASPAALTPQALAVELSPEASAVEVVSSVADEEEGVSLTDASTVVCGGRGVDGDFGLVQSLADVLGGAVGATRVACDEGWAPRSEQIGQTGLTVTPNLYIGLGVSGAIHHTVGMQSAAHIVAVCDDPDAPIFEIADFGVVGDVNEVVPAALAIIEEARSQA from the coding sequence ATGACACAGCAGATGAGTTCCCCGATCCTCGTTCTGGCCGACCAGGCAGGCGAGCACCTGACGCCCCTGGCCCGTCAGGCGGTCACGCTGGCCGCGTCCCTGACCTCCGCCGACGTCGTCGCCCTGTCCCTGGCCGCCACCCCCGACGTGGCTGCGCTGTCCGAGCTGGGCGCGACCCAGCTGCTGCACGCCGACCTGGGTGACGCGGCGCGTTCCTCGGTGGTTGCCTCCGACGTGCTTGTCTCCGCGCTGGCGACCGACAGCTTCGGCCTGGTGCTCCTGTGCTCGGACTACCGCGGTCGCGAAATCGCCGGCCGCGTCGGCGCCCTCACCGAGGCCGGTGTGGTCTCCGGCGCGTCCTCCGTCGGCTTCGACGGCGGCGTGCTCCAGGTCGGCAAGACCGCCCTGGGTGGCTCCTGGTCGATGCGCATCGTGCTCGAGGGCCAGACTCCGATCGTCGGCATCGCTTCCGGAATCATCGACGAGGCCCCGGTGGCCTCTCCCGCCGCCCTGACCCCGCAGGCCCTGGCCGTCGAGCTGAGCCCCGAGGCCAGCGCGGTCGAGGTGGTTTCCAGCGTGGCCGACGAAGAGGAGGGCGTGTCCCTGACCGACGCCTCGACCGTCGTGTGCGGTGGCCGCGGCGTGGACGGCGATTTTGGGCTGGTTCAGTCCCTCGCGGACGTCCTCGGCGGAGCCGTGGGTGCGACCCGCGTAGCCTGCGACGAGGGCTGGGCGCCCCGTAGCGAACAGATCGGCCAGACCGGCCTGACCGTCACCCCCAACCTCTACATCGGTCTGGGCGTGTCCGGCGCCATTCACCACACGGTGGGCATGCAGTCCGCCGCCCACATCGTTGCCGTGTGCGACGACCCGGATGCCCCGATCTTCGAGATCGCGGACTTTGGCGTGGTCGGTGACGTGAACGAGGTCGTCCCTGCCGCCCTGGCGATCATCGAGGAGGCGCGCTCCCAGGCGTGA